One Monomorium pharaonis isolate MP-MQ-018 chromosome 4, ASM1337386v2, whole genome shotgun sequence DNA segment encodes these proteins:
- the LOC105836308 gene encoding uncharacterized protein LOC105836308 isoform X2: METTSTEITEESGEKIQLIPPVQIVRVPVKHANLGIRSHAMDMSTMVELTSFSTLGKIQPFLVTITTTAALLVDLHCHLTDKEICGYLGGHWDINSHNLSITCAFPCRYSGKDKSAAAAVEAEIARAMEWKRVTLVGWYHSHPRSHASPSLRDVDSQLDYQIKMKGFSDNGYIPCVGLICSPYNMDGNCYESNFNVFWSLPPPENRPHEYPRPMLLSYTLSQEHFLSQDTLEEIRRCIEYYKSEGGIDFTATFNGNTTYLERLRCSLASKLPGRNRSNNSYWDVIREMICPGSEDSGNTPEFLTMKFPLVPSSESLGPPVPPGVGLTANNAAVFLAPVNFKPDGAIITPTSKPFVLQPSTSRDSIKKDGSISSNDAASITQIKDSSVGSKHISPEIIPSFQSGELTVSVKNAKCDYDFSSTDFSKLPNLVGDGSAKSRTSTNPDFPLADITQQITKFSDLTKLANFPTADLAKLSSFSIADFTRTSSPSPSTYMRNIANLFGPLGKISPAKDMDSERKSGDYVTVDITSPFKGISSSDVCRNFSVDDYTNDRKKLDAQTDPTKIGRPGEYQGTEDLTISNVKSDFGSMLDMTALHKKQQSSQSADMGDSLNLSKDR; this comes from the exons ATGGAAACAACTTCGACCGAGATCACAGAAGAGAGTGGCGAGAAGATCCAGCTTATTCCTCCGGTTCAGATAGTGCGAGTTCCAGTGAAGCATGCCAATCTCGGGATACGAAGTCATGCTAT GGACATGAGCACAATGGTGGAACTCACGTCATTTAGCACACTGGGAAAGATACAGCCTTTCCTGGTGACCATCACGACCACTGCTGCTCTGTTAGTGGACTTACACTGTCATCTAACAGACAAGGAAATCTGTGGTTACCTAGGTGGCCACTGGGATATCAACTCACAca ATCTTTCTATAACATGTGCGTTTCCATGCCGATACTCTGGTAAGGATAAGTCAGCTGCAGCGGCTGTAGAAGCTGAAATTGCGAGAGCTATGGAGTGGAAGCGCGTTACATTGGTAGGCTGGTATCATTCTCACCCACGCTCTCACGCGTCACCTTCTCTGAGAGATGTGGACTCTCAGTTGGACTATCAGATCAAGATGAAAGGATTTAGCGATAACGGATACATACCATGCGTAGGATTAATATGCT caCCTTACAACATGGACGGCAATTGTTACGAATCGAATTTCAATGTTTTCTGGTCTTTGCCGCCACCTGAAAACAGACCCCACGAATATCCTCGTCCAATGCTTCTCAGTTACACATTATCACAGGAGCACTTTCTCTCTCAGGATACATTGGAGgagatt AGAAGatgtatagaatattataagaGCGAAGGTGGAATCGACTTTACTGCCACTTTTAATGGTAATACAACGTATCTCGAGCGTTTAAGA TGTTCCTTGGCATCGAAATTGCCTGGTCGAAATAGATCGAACAACTCGTATTGGGATGTGATCAGGGAGATGATCTGTCCAGGGTCTGAGGATTCCGGCAACACACCCGAATTCCTGACCATGAAATTTCCCTTGGTACCCTCCTCAGAATCGCTCGGGCCGCCAGTTCCACCTGGCGTAGGCCTCACGGCCAATAATGCGGCTGTTTTCCTCGCGCCGGTCAACTTTAAACCCGACGGTGCCATAATCACGCCCACGTCCAAGCCGTTTGTGTTACAACCGTCAACCTCACGGGACAGCATAAAAAAAGACGGCAGTATAAGTTCTAATGACGCTGCATCTATCACACAGATAAAGGACAGTTCCGTTGGTTCCAAACACATATCGCCGGAGATAATCCCGAGCTTCCAGTCCGGTGAACTCACAGTTTCTGTGAAGAATGCAAAGTGCGACTACGATTTTTCATCCACAGATTTCTCCAAACTGCCGAACCTGGTTGGTGACGGTAGTGCCAAATCCCGAACGTCGACGAATCCCGACTTTCCTCTAGCGGATATCACTCAACAGATCACGAAGTTCTCGGATTTAACGAAGCTGGCGAATTTTCCCACTGCTGATCTGGCAAAACTGTCTAGCTTTTCCATTGCGGACTTTACGCGAACTTCATCACCCTCGCCGTCGACGTATATGCGCAATATTGCGAATCTGTTCGGTCCTCTCGGCAAGATCTCGCCGGCAAAAGACATGGACAGTGAACGCAAATCGGGTGATTACGTCACCGTCGATATCACATCACCCTTCAAGGGTATCAGCTCGTCGGATGTTTGCAGAAACTTCTCGGTGGATGATTATACAAATGATCGAAAGAAATTGGACGCGCAGACTGACCCGACGAAAATCGGCAGACCCGGCGAATATCAGGGAACGGAGGACTTAACAATATCGAATGTTAAATCTGATTTTGGAAGTATGTTAGACATGACGGCGTTACATAAAAAGCAACAATCGTCACAATCAGCTGACATGGGAGATTCCTTGAATCTTTCTAAAGATCGGTAA
- the LOC105836308 gene encoding uncharacterized protein LOC105836308 isoform X1: METTSTEITEESGEKIQLIPPVQIVRVPVKHANLGIRSHAMDMSTMVELTSFSTLGKIQPFLVTITTTAALLVDLHCHLTDKEICGYLGGHWDINSHNLSITCAFPCRYSGKDKSAAAAVEAEIARAMEWKRVTLVGWYHSHPRSHASPSLRDVDSQLDYQIKMKGFSDNGYIPCVGLICSPYNMDGNCYESNFNVFWSLPPPENRPHEYPRPMLLSYTLSQEHFLSQDTLEEIRRCIEYYKSEGGIDFTATFNGNTTYLERLRCSLASKLPGRNRSNNSYWDVIREMICPGSEDSGNTPEFLTMKFPLVPSSESLGPPVPPGVGLTANNAAVFLAPVNFKPDGAIITPTSKPFVLQPSTSRDSIKKDGSISSNDAASITQIKDSSVGSKHISPEIIPSFQSGELTVSVKNAKCDYDFSSTDFSKLPNLVGDGSAKSRTSTNPDFPLADITQQITKFSDLTKLANFPTADLAKLSSFSIADFTRTSSPSPSTYMRNIANLFGPLGKISPAKDMDSERKSGDYVTVDITSPFKGISSSDVCRNFSVDDYTNDRKKLDAQTDPTKIGRPGEYQGTEDLTISNVKSDFGSMLDMTALHKKQQSSQSADMGDSLNLSKDRLSLN; encoded by the exons ATGGAAACAACTTCGACCGAGATCACAGAAGAGAGTGGCGAGAAGATCCAGCTTATTCCTCCGGTTCAGATAGTGCGAGTTCCAGTGAAGCATGCCAATCTCGGGATACGAAGTCATGCTAT GGACATGAGCACAATGGTGGAACTCACGTCATTTAGCACACTGGGAAAGATACAGCCTTTCCTGGTGACCATCACGACCACTGCTGCTCTGTTAGTGGACTTACACTGTCATCTAACAGACAAGGAAATCTGTGGTTACCTAGGTGGCCACTGGGATATCAACTCACAca ATCTTTCTATAACATGTGCGTTTCCATGCCGATACTCTGGTAAGGATAAGTCAGCTGCAGCGGCTGTAGAAGCTGAAATTGCGAGAGCTATGGAGTGGAAGCGCGTTACATTGGTAGGCTGGTATCATTCTCACCCACGCTCTCACGCGTCACCTTCTCTGAGAGATGTGGACTCTCAGTTGGACTATCAGATCAAGATGAAAGGATTTAGCGATAACGGATACATACCATGCGTAGGATTAATATGCT caCCTTACAACATGGACGGCAATTGTTACGAATCGAATTTCAATGTTTTCTGGTCTTTGCCGCCACCTGAAAACAGACCCCACGAATATCCTCGTCCAATGCTTCTCAGTTACACATTATCACAGGAGCACTTTCTCTCTCAGGATACATTGGAGgagatt AGAAGatgtatagaatattataagaGCGAAGGTGGAATCGACTTTACTGCCACTTTTAATGGTAATACAACGTATCTCGAGCGTTTAAGA TGTTCCTTGGCATCGAAATTGCCTGGTCGAAATAGATCGAACAACTCGTATTGGGATGTGATCAGGGAGATGATCTGTCCAGGGTCTGAGGATTCCGGCAACACACCCGAATTCCTGACCATGAAATTTCCCTTGGTACCCTCCTCAGAATCGCTCGGGCCGCCAGTTCCACCTGGCGTAGGCCTCACGGCCAATAATGCGGCTGTTTTCCTCGCGCCGGTCAACTTTAAACCCGACGGTGCCATAATCACGCCCACGTCCAAGCCGTTTGTGTTACAACCGTCAACCTCACGGGACAGCATAAAAAAAGACGGCAGTATAAGTTCTAATGACGCTGCATCTATCACACAGATAAAGGACAGTTCCGTTGGTTCCAAACACATATCGCCGGAGATAATCCCGAGCTTCCAGTCCGGTGAACTCACAGTTTCTGTGAAGAATGCAAAGTGCGACTACGATTTTTCATCCACAGATTTCTCCAAACTGCCGAACCTGGTTGGTGACGGTAGTGCCAAATCCCGAACGTCGACGAATCCCGACTTTCCTCTAGCGGATATCACTCAACAGATCACGAAGTTCTCGGATTTAACGAAGCTGGCGAATTTTCCCACTGCTGATCTGGCAAAACTGTCTAGCTTTTCCATTGCGGACTTTACGCGAACTTCATCACCCTCGCCGTCGACGTATATGCGCAATATTGCGAATCTGTTCGGTCCTCTCGGCAAGATCTCGCCGGCAAAAGACATGGACAGTGAACGCAAATCGGGTGATTACGTCACCGTCGATATCACATCACCCTTCAAGGGTATCAGCTCGTCGGATGTTTGCAGAAACTTCTCGGTGGATGATTATACAAATGATCGAAAGAAATTGGACGCGCAGACTGACCCGACGAAAATCGGCAGACCCGGCGAATATCAGGGAACGGAGGACTTAACAATATCGAATGTTAAATCTGATTTTGGAAGTATGTTAGACATGACGGCGTTACATAAAAAGCAACAATCGTCACAATCAGCTGACATGGGAGATTCCTTGAATCTTTCTAAAGATCG tttgTCATTGAATTGA
- the LOC105836309 gene encoding uncharacterized protein LOC105836309 produces the protein MKMKRLYTGIVLLMYNYMIQSQDVIFPIDEETFHVSGGNSTMITERIPVLIPSSCPENMLLYPGSGSKDSWVCDCKPRFLYFPLNNSCHEAYRQGPCPSGNYVVLPKNEALPHCIENPCFEDGMVPYNGMCYPLRTRGPCSSKEVLQVNETTFQLECVLVAVHDNTVSFVGTTAVPKRTCPLDSCRCIFAKIFNIQIF, from the exons ATGAAGATGAAACGTTTGTACACCGGAATTGTACTTCTCATGTATAATTACATGATACAAAGCCAGGATGTGATATTCCCAATTGACGAGGAGACGTTTCATGTTAGCGGTGGTAACTCTACG ATGATAACGGAACGTATACCCGTGTTAATACCGAGCAGTTGTCCGGAAAACATGCTTCTCTATCCAGGCAGTGGTTCGAAGGATTCCTGGGTGTGCGATTGTAAGCCACGATTCCTGTACTTCCCATTGAACAACTCTTGTCATGAGGCCTACAGGCAAGGCCCTTGTCCATCCGGAAATTATGTTGTACTTCCTAAGAATGAGGCACTTCCTCATTGCATAGAAAATCCTTGCTTCGAGGACGGCATGGTGCCCTACAACGGCATGTGTTATCCTCTCCGAACTAGAGGTCCGTGTTCGTCTAAAGAAGTGTTACAAGTAAACGAGACCACCTTTCAATTGGAATGTGTGTTGGTGGCTGTGCATGATAACACTGTGTCTTTCGTGGGAACAACAGCTGTTCCTAAAAGGACGTGTCCATTAGATAGTTGTAGATgcatatttgcaaaaattttcaatatacaaattttctgA
- the LOC105836304 gene encoding cysteine desulfurase, mitochondrial has translation MFRSTRGLIFTLHRAKNLHTCGQRLSEVAAENESPITDEYKKGQIREQERALYLDAQATTPLDPRVLDKMMPYLTVYHGNPHSRTHMYGWEAEEAVEHARQQVANLIGANEKEVVFTSGATECNNIAVKGTARFYKSKKNHVVTTQIEHKCVLDSCRALEMEGFDVTYISVKPNGLIDLDELEAAIRPTTSLVSIMMVNNEIGVQQPIEEIGKICRKKKVFFHTDAAQAIGKIPIDVNTMNIDLMSISGHKLYGPKGIGALYVRRRPRVRVEPLQSGGGQERGMRSGTVPTPLAVGLGAACELAQIEMDYDHRYINMLSNHLIEKIMSNLPQVVRNGDPVAWYPGCVNLSFACVEGESLLMALKKVALSSGSACTSASLEPSYVLRAIGASEDLAHSSIRFGIGRFTTFEEVEYTADSTIQQVNRLREMSPLWEMVQAGIDLSTIKWTQH, from the exons ATGTTTCGTTCAACGAGGGGTTTGATCTTTACGTTGCATCGCGcgaaaaatttgcatacaTGCGGTCAACGATTGTCGGAAGTCGCTGCCGAAAATGAAT CTCCCATCACGGATGAGTACAAAAAGGGTCAGATAAGGGAGCAGGAGAGGGCTCTTTACTTGGACGCCCAAGCTACCACTCCACTG GACCCCCGAGTATTGGATAAGATGATGCCATATCTGACTGTGTATCATGGCAACCCACATTCCAGAACTCACATGTATGGCTGGGAAGCAGAAGAGGCAGTTGAGCATGCTCGCCAG CAAGTTGCAAACCTGATAGGAGCGAACGAGAAGGAAGTGGTATTTACATCCGGAGCAACggaatgtaataatattgctgtaaAGGGTACAGCAAGGTTCTATAAATCCAAGAAAAATCATGTTGTAACAACCCAGATA GAGCACAAATGCGTACTGGATTCCTGTAGAGCCTTGGAAATGGAAGGTTTTGATGTAACATACATTTCTGTGAAACCAAATGGTCTTATTGATCTCGATGAATTAGAAGCAGCCATTAGACCGACTACATCACTAGTTTCTATAATGAtggtaaataatgaaattggTGTTCAGCAGCCTATTGAAGAAATTGGCAAAATTTGTAG GAAGAAAAAGGTTTTCTTCCACACAGATGCTGCACAAGCCATAGGCAAAATACCAATTGATGTTAACACTATGAATATTGATCTCATGTCTATCAGTGGTCATAAATTATATGGTccaaaag GTATTGGAGCCCTATATGTTAGAAGAAGGCCGCGAGTACGTGTGGAGCCGTTGCAAAGTGGCGGTGGGCAAGAAAGAGGAATGAGAAGCGGTACTGTGCCAACACCTTTGGCTGTAGGATTGGGCGCCGCATGCGAGTTAGCGCAAATAGAAATGgat TACGATCACAGATACATCAACATGTTGTCGAATCACCTGATCGAGAAGATAATGTCGAACTTGCCGCAAGTCGTGCGAAACGGCGATCCTGTGGCCTGGTATCCTGGCTGTGTGAATCTTTCGTTTGCTTGCGTGGAGGGTGAATCTCTGTTAATGGCTTTGAAGAAGGTAGCGCTGAGCAGCGGTTCAGCTTGCACCAGTGCTAGCTTGGAACCCAGCTACGTGCTGAGAGCAATTGGTGCTTCAGAGGATCTAGCTCACTCCAGTATTAG ATTCGGTATTGGACGATTTACAACGTTCGAGGAAGTTGAATACACGGCAGACAGTACGATACAGCAAGTAAACCGTCTTCGGGAGATGAG CCCATTGTGGGAGATGGTGCAAGCTGGTATCGACTTGAGCACTATCAAATGGACTCAGCACTAG
- the LOC105836305 gene encoding ras-related protein Rab-6.2, protein MATVKVTEQKVILCGEYGVGKTSLFRRFANNTFVASNDRKSTLGLDNIDKEYVVEDRRIRLQLWDTGGMERVASVTSSYYKFAEAAILVFALDNSTSFHLLSQHLLDIVTYAENAKIFLCGNKSDLESVAPQVTDTEMEQFCEQCHNLISGIYKTSCKTGEGVHEMFEDIAQHLVEANRSRMELHEMDKDRFKISYVDEATDPSCLC, encoded by the exons ATGGCGACCGTCAAGGTAACGGAGCAGAAGGTTATACTGTGCGGTGAGTACGGCGTTGGCAAGACGTCGCTATTCCGGCGCTTCGCCAACAACACGTTCGTCGCCAGCAACGACCGCAAGTCGACCCTAGGCCTCGACAACATCGACAAGGAATACGTTGTTGAGGACAGACGAATACGG ctGCAACTATGGGACACCGGCGGTATGGAAAGAGTGGCGTCTGTCACCTCAAGTTACTACAAGTTCGCCGAGGCTGCAATTCTAGTGTTTGCCCTGGATAACTCGACATCCTTTCATCTATTGTCTCAGCATTTGCTCGACATAGTTACGTACGCGGAGAACGCGAAGATATTCCTCTGTGGGAACAAAAGTGACTTGGAGAGCGTCGCACCGCAAGTCACAGACACCGAGATGGAACAATTCTG TGAACAATGTCACAATCTGATCTCGGGAATATACAAAACGTCGTGCAAAACCGGCGAAGGCGTACACGAGATGTTTGAGGATATCGCGCAACATCTGGTCGAGGCTAATCGTTCACGAATGGAGCTTCACGAGATGGACAAGGATCGATTTAAGATTTCGTATGTGGACGAAGCGACCGATCCATCGTGCTTGTGTTAA
- the LOC105831374 gene encoding protein SERAC1 produces MKTMRVSRSYVYYLKTSGTCVVVLGSCWFLYQLRQISQIIRSAVNTSVLNLEQTRAQYIYIDDPRFKDIFMFRKDEDLHGPVSEKPGSLSDILTRWWKTKNHKLAYKLLYMAQHGNKNERYKAVTVLGSLSHLKDWQYRHLAQMMDAKTAVALARMPNVNSQFFLQPPYYHVQHTLRDVLEKVHMLLLNLNALCDNTHLCLTQFLSKMFKDDRYLVEWFDHDLISVGLSVETTVRDDELLKGCVRAICHHSSVEQYSKHLISAGALPILTAIQKICNNDVEICILLARILSNISLHSEYLETIYESGWIGILSRWSNSDDIRLSAQAISALVNLDTDENEKAKYPQSVYLLHPLHRVHAATKMDVIFLHGLLGGVFVTWRQRDDRSTLGVVDDNTLDENTDYLSTMIDDDRPQEFFKDLARDLHLREWRKIGQDFEVVLDDCPQNTNACACGPYFCKGDDACMTNDSSTCKTLCWPKDWLPVDIPSLRIIGVNYGTSLSMWTPFCPIESMKSTIKERSEEFVIKLTMAKVGQRPLIWVAHSMGGLLIKKMLVEEWKTGDKHGICKNTKAILFYGTPHRGSHVAALKQTTQMLLWPTIEVQELRDESPQLLKLHEEFLEMLNRYRIDIVSFAETKPTLVTAMKFPFQFVGLNSADPGVGEFFEIPQDHLSICKPASRQSFLYQKLLSVLRRHVDTREETTVSSIRDLLSLLSKLF; encoded by the exons ATGAAAACGATGAGAGTGTCGAGAAGCTACGTGTATTACTTGAAGACGAGCGGCACTTGCGTCGTGGTGCTCGG GAGCTGCTGGTTTCTGTATCAACTGCGACAGATATCTCAAATTATTCGGTCGGCTGTCAACACGAGCGTTCTAAATTTAGAGCAGACTCGTGCACAGTACATCTACATCGATGATCCTCGATTTAAAG ATATCTTCATGTTCAGAAAGGATGAGGATCTACATGGACCTGTATCAGAGAAGCCAGGAAGCCTCAGTGATATTCTGACAAGGTGGTGGAAGACAAAAAATCATAAACTCGCATATAAGTTACTGTACATGGCGCAACATGGAAACAAAAATGAGCGATACAAAGCTGTGACTGTGCTTGGTTCTCTGTCACATTTGAAAG ATTGGCAGTATCGTCACTTGGCACAAATGATGGATGCTAAAACAGCAGTAGCTCTTGCAAGAATGCCTAATGTTAATTCACAATTCTTTCTTCAACCACCATATTATCATGTACAGCACACATTACGT gaTGTACTAGAAAAGGTACATATGCtgctgttaaatttaaatgcttTGTGTGATAACACGCATCTCTGTCTTACACAATTCCTcagtaaaatgtttaaagacgATCGA TATCTTGTAGAATGGTTTGATCATGATTTGATAAGCGTGGGACTTTCTGTGGAAACAACTGTTCGGGATGACGAATTACTTAAAGGTTGTGTTCGTGCAATCTGTCACCATTCCTCTGTGGAACAATATAGCAAAC ATTTAATCAGTGCTGGAGCTCTACCAATATTAACTGCGATACagaaaatttgcaataatgacgttgaaatttgtatattactCGCGAGAATATTGTCCAACATATCTCTTCATTCTGAATATTTAGAGACTATTTATGAATCCG gaTGGATTGGCATATTATCACGTTGGTCCAACAGCGACGATATTCGTCTGTCGGCACAAGCAATCAGTGCATTGGTGAATCTGGATACAGATGAAAACGAGAAAGCGAAATATCCGCAAAGTGTCTACCTTCTTCATCCTCTGCACAGAGTTCATGCAGCAACAAAAATGgacgttatatttttacatggaTTGCTAGGTGGAGTTTTCGTTACTTGGAGACAACGCGACGATCGCTCTACACTTGGAGTTGTAg aTGACAATACATTGGATGAGAATACAGATTACTTATCTACTATGATCGATGATGATCGTCCTCAGgaattctttaaagatttgGCTCGCGATTTGCATTTGCGAGAATGGAGAAAAATAGGCCAAGATTTTGAGGTGGTGCTAGATGATTGTCCGCAAAACACGAATGCTTGCGCATGTGGACCTTATTTTTGCAAagg AGATGATGCTTGTATGACAAATGATTCCTCTACCTGTAAAACACTTTGTTGGCCAAAAGATTGGTTACCTGTAGACATACCATCCTTACGAATCATAGGTGTTAATTACGGTACAAGTTTATCTATGTGGACTCCTTTCTGTCCGATAGAAAGTATGAA gagCACTATTAAAGAGAGAAGCGAAGAATTCGTtatcaaattaacaatggCAAAAGTAGGTCAGCGACCACTTATATGGGTCGCTCATTCAATGGgtggattattaattaaaaagatgctTGTAGAAG AATGGAAAACTGGAGATAAACACGGTATTTGTAAGAATACCAAAGCTATCCTATTTTACGGTACTCCTCATCGAGGTTCGCATGTGGCAGCTCTGAAGCAGACGACGCAAATGCTGCTATGGCCAACAATCGAGGTTCAAGAATTACGCGATG AATCGCCGCAGTTGCTAAAATTGCATGAAGAATTCTTAGAAATGTTGAATAGATATCGTATAGATATTGTGAGTTTTGCTGAAACCAAACCTACGCTTGTAACTGCGATGAAATTTCCCTTCCAATTCGTCGGCCTCAATTCGGCAG ATCCTGGTGTGGGAGAATTCTTTGAGATTCCGCAGGATCATTTATCGATATGCAAGCCAGCTAGCAG gCAATCGTTCTTGTATCAAAAACTGCTGAGCGTGCTCAGACGCCACGTCGACACTCGGGAAGAAACGACTGTTTCATCGATTAGAGATCTACTGTCCTTATTGAGTAAGTTATTTTAA